A single region of the Echinimonas agarilytica genome encodes:
- the lamB gene encoding maltoporin LamB codes for MTNIKALAAAVSAVLLTASATAVEFHGYARAGLSSTGDGGEQSCYGSGGAGHLAGRLADECDTYVELDFQQELYNQGGKKFRVEFMPVFTSENDFQGNSAQWNSTYQNPADEDRVEAWRGGDWSMRQAYVAADGILNFAPEASLWAGKRFYQRKDIHIMDWYYLNNSGYGVGIENVEMGAGKLSVAWINMDQHVGDGSEDKDEQGRYQNIVQSNKLDIRYAGIELWEGASLELAAIYGWADLTDYQDDAGYDDEDGYFLTAEISHGLMGGFNKIVVQYAADSMGDSAYDNHGGESSLSTPWWGGSKESSFRVIDWGVVNLSETIELGYSFMYAAAETFDSELAEDEPTRISAVLRPMYKWDDVMKTTLELGYTKEDDVGSGESVDLSKIVVAQEWSAGPSFWSRPTIRVYAGSFFGDAAENRDDDGNLRFGAQMEAWW; via the coding sequence ATGACTAACATCAAAGCACTTGCTGCAGCTGTGTCTGCAGTCCTATTAACTGCGAGCGCAACAGCAGTTGAATTTCACGGCTATGCCCGTGCTGGCCTTTCTTCTACAGGCGACGGTGGTGAGCAGTCTTGTTACGGTAGTGGTGGTGCAGGTCACCTCGCTGGTCGCTTGGCTGACGAATGTGATACTTACGTTGAACTGGACTTCCAGCAGGAACTATACAATCAAGGTGGTAAAAAATTCCGCGTTGAATTCATGCCTGTATTCACTTCTGAAAATGATTTCCAAGGCAACTCGGCTCAGTGGAACAGTACTTATCAAAACCCAGCAGATGAGGATCGAGTAGAAGCATGGCGTGGCGGTGATTGGTCTATGCGCCAAGCGTATGTTGCTGCTGATGGTATTCTAAACTTCGCGCCAGAAGCTAGTTTGTGGGCAGGTAAGCGCTTCTACCAACGTAAAGATATCCACATTATGGATTGGTACTACCTGAACAACTCAGGTTACGGTGTTGGTATTGAAAATGTTGAAATGGGCGCGGGCAAACTGTCTGTCGCATGGATCAACATGGACCAACACGTGGGTGACGGAAGCGAAGACAAAGATGAGCAAGGCCGTTACCAAAATATTGTTCAAAGCAACAAATTAGATATTCGCTATGCCGGTATTGAGTTGTGGGAAGGTGCTTCATTAGAATTGGCCGCTATTTACGGTTGGGCTGATTTAACTGATTACCAAGACGACGCTGGCTACGATGACGAAGACGGTTACTTCCTGACTGCTGAAATCAGCCATGGCTTGATGGGCGGCTTCAACAAAATCGTTGTTCAATATGCTGCGGACTCAATGGGTGATTCTGCATATGACAACCACGGTGGTGAGTCTTCACTGTCTACTCCTTGGTGGGGTGGTTCAAAAGAATCTTCATTCCGCGTCATCGATTGGGGTGTTGTAAACCTGAGTGAGACAATTGAACTCGGTTACTCGTTCATGTATGCAGCAGCTGAAACTTTCGACAGTGAATTGGCTGAAGACGAACCAACTCGTATCAGTGCTGTATTGCGCCCAATGTACAAGTGGGATGACGTGATGAAGACTACATTAGAACTTGGTTACACTAAAGAAGACGATGTAGGTAGTGGTGAATCAGTAGATTTGTCTAAGATCGTTGTTGCTCAAGAGTGGTCTGCTGGCCCAAGCTTCTGGTCTCGTCCAACAATTCGCGTCTACGCGGGTTCATTCTTCGGTGACGCTGCTGAAAACCGTGATGATGACGGCAACCTTCGCTTCGGTGCTCAGATGGAAGCATGGTGGTAA
- a CDS encoding MalM family protein, which yields MKRTLLSVLTTAVLVGGLSGCSSISGDTASSTYQEKSAAALSSALSSASDCCEDLSQLPFQSLQIGDDINVVLDETSPAHDFHDGKSYFSAYKLPDNVPTFSVFVQSRAEKTVFAPSVLLLDANRQPVRVIPASSAVYKPAEMFTPDSLNLAFNIERSYLDNPKTEYYMVLFTTPQDALGETQMIHPAKTAAERSNTTPPDIADPIAKHSSGGLVNLYIAAGNVTSNQGVLTQMGNSVNSWFGQGSVDNGASGVAVGTTAATVAATSSTALPPQPIVNSVPERSPVAGMQVQSAAPTSAAAMLKETETFYNQLISAKVTEGDIDSAMKLVEEAERAGSKSARKSFIDAVKQLK from the coding sequence GTGAAACGCACGTTGTTATCGGTGCTCACCACCGCAGTGTTAGTGGGTGGATTATCTGGGTGTTCTTCTATTTCTGGAGATACAGCTTCATCGACATATCAAGAAAAGTCGGCAGCTGCACTGTCTTCCGCTCTGAGTTCTGCGTCGGATTGCTGTGAAGATTTGTCTCAATTGCCATTTCAGTCATTGCAAATTGGTGATGATATTAATGTGGTTTTAGACGAGACTTCACCGGCTCATGATTTCCATGATGGTAAAAGCTATTTCTCAGCCTACAAATTGCCTGACAATGTGCCAACGTTTAGCGTCTTTGTTCAAAGTCGAGCGGAGAAAACGGTATTCGCTCCATCTGTCTTATTGTTAGATGCGAATCGCCAGCCAGTGCGAGTTATTCCTGCATCGTCTGCAGTGTATAAACCTGCTGAAATGTTCACGCCAGACTCGCTGAATTTGGCCTTTAATATTGAACGTTCATATCTAGATAACCCGAAAACTGAATATTACATGGTGTTGTTCACAACACCTCAAGATGCACTGGGTGAAACCCAAATGATTCACCCTGCAAAAACAGCTGCAGAGCGCAGTAATACGACACCACCAGATATTGCAGATCCCATCGCAAAACATTCATCGGGTGGTTTAGTCAATTTGTACATTGCTGCTGGCAATGTGACGTCAAACCAAGGCGTATTGACTCAAATGGGTAATTCGGTTAACTCTTGGTTTGGACAAGGCTCTGTAGATAATGGAGCTTCAGGCGTAGCTGTTGGAACTACCGCTGCCACGGTTGCCGCAACGAGTTCAACGGCTTTGCCGCCACAACCCATTGTCAATTCGGTACCCGAACGCTCTCCTGTCGCTGGTATGCAGGTTCAGAGTGCTGCACCAACGTCTGCAGCTGCAATGCTCAAAGAAACCGAGACATTTTATAATCAGTTGATTAGCGCTAAAGTCACAGAGGGTGATATTGACAGTGCAATGAAGTTGGTTGAGGAAGCCGAACGAGCGGGCTCTAAAAGCGCTCGTAAATCGTTTATCGATGCCGTAAAACAACTTAAATAG
- the glnD gene encoding [protein-PII] uridylyltransferase: MPQFDVDFSKYDRSERMMTFRKLHDQCLDWLSSQYHNGTSIIHLVRARSRFMDKLLKHLWWHVELEQVSGLSLVAVGGYGRGELHPQSDIDLLLLSNNAIDPETEAKISQFITLLWDIRLEVGHSVRSGKECISLGKEDITIATNLMESRLISGDSQPYSQLETQVKSKSFWPSHKFFQAKMEEQIKRHDQYHDTAYNLEPNVKANPGGLRDIQNIGWVVKNHFGADELGQLVEHGFLTVDEHEELEQCQKFLWQVRFVLHMVTNRSEDRLLFDYQAEVARELGYCDEGNSSVEKMMKRLYQTIRQVIELNQMLLQLFDDAFLESYSTAPVTLLDNDFLMRGNNIGLRHPSVFDKSENYIQLLLHVADNRNITGISAHCIRKLRVSRRQIKGYLQHLPECRELFVKLMRHPRGPGRPIAFMHRYGILSSYMPQWERIVGQMQFDLFHAFTVDEHTYRVTKNLYRLTRAEFAQQFPHTRGVMAQINEPDLLFLAALFHDIAKGRGGDHSELGAVDALEFCLFHGYDQEQASLVAWLVEQHLIMSVTAQKRDIQDPEVVSTFAQKIGDVTRLKYLYCLTTADIRATNDNLWNGWKGALLRELYSATHAVLSQGLSHNVDIASHIEETQNSALELIHETVEREQIDLVWQRFKAEYFVRHSPEQVAWHTHNIIAHGDSSEPLIALSEIPQRDSTELFLYTYDTPNLFMNTVKVLDRKNLDVHDAQIMNTKDGVTVDTFVILERDGTPLTGQSRIDEVTESIRYCITNDCDEPYRQPKMERKLKHFNVEAQVKYITSEKDNRTMLELIALDRPGLLVDVATLFHEMKLSLHAAKISTVGERAEDFFSLSTELGEALPDDIKNELKEKLQSVANTTDSYAHP, from the coding sequence ATGCCGCAGTTTGACGTAGATTTTAGTAAGTACGATCGTTCAGAACGGATGATGACGTTTCGAAAGTTACATGACCAATGCTTAGATTGGCTCAGTTCTCAGTACCACAATGGCACTTCGATTATTCATTTAGTTCGGGCACGTAGCCGTTTCATGGATAAGCTGCTGAAACACTTGTGGTGGCATGTAGAATTAGAACAAGTGAGTGGTTTGTCTCTTGTCGCTGTGGGCGGATATGGGCGAGGTGAATTGCATCCTCAATCAGATATTGATTTGCTGCTTCTCAGTAATAACGCTATCGATCCCGAAACTGAAGCAAAGATCAGCCAGTTCATTACCTTACTATGGGATATTCGCCTAGAAGTTGGCCACAGTGTTCGCTCAGGAAAAGAATGCATTAGTTTAGGTAAAGAAGACATTACGATTGCCACAAATCTAATGGAATCGCGCTTAATTTCTGGCGACAGTCAGCCCTATAGCCAATTAGAAACCCAAGTTAAATCAAAGTCATTCTGGCCTTCGCATAAGTTCTTCCAAGCCAAAATGGAAGAGCAGATCAAGCGGCACGATCAATACCACGACACTGCGTACAACTTAGAACCCAATGTCAAAGCAAACCCAGGCGGCTTGCGTGACATCCAAAATATTGGTTGGGTGGTCAAAAACCACTTTGGTGCCGATGAACTTGGGCAATTAGTCGAACATGGTTTTCTTACCGTAGACGAGCATGAAGAGCTTGAACAATGTCAAAAGTTTTTATGGCAAGTACGGTTTGTTTTGCACATGGTAACCAATCGTTCAGAAGATCGATTACTGTTCGATTACCAAGCCGAAGTTGCACGTGAGTTAGGGTACTGCGACGAAGGCAATTCATCAGTAGAAAAAATGATGAAACGCCTTTATCAAACGATTCGGCAAGTCATTGAACTCAATCAAATGTTATTGCAGCTGTTTGATGATGCATTTTTGGAAAGTTACTCGACGGCTCCAGTCACGCTGCTCGATAACGACTTTTTGATGCGCGGTAACAACATCGGTCTACGCCATCCAAGTGTGTTCGACAAATCAGAAAACTACATTCAGTTGCTACTGCATGTGGCCGACAACAGAAATATCACGGGCATTTCAGCCCACTGTATTCGTAAATTGCGTGTATCTCGACGTCAAATCAAGGGTTACCTGCAACACCTGCCGGAATGCCGTGAACTTTTCGTCAAGTTAATGCGTCACCCTCGCGGGCCAGGACGTCCGATTGCCTTTATGCATCGATATGGCATTTTATCGAGCTACATGCCGCAATGGGAACGTATCGTTGGGCAAATGCAATTCGATCTGTTTCATGCCTTTACGGTCGATGAACACACCTACCGCGTGACCAAAAATTTATATCGACTCACACGGGCCGAATTTGCTCAACAATTCCCGCACACGCGCGGCGTTATGGCGCAAATAAATGAACCTGATTTGTTGTTTTTAGCCGCTCTATTTCATGATATTGCAAAAGGTCGGGGCGGTGATCACTCCGAACTTGGCGCAGTTGATGCACTTGAATTCTGTTTATTCCACGGCTACGACCAAGAACAAGCATCACTGGTCGCTTGGTTAGTAGAGCAACACTTGATCATGTCTGTTACGGCTCAAAAACGTGATATCCAAGATCCAGAAGTGGTTTCGACCTTCGCTCAAAAAATTGGCGATGTCACTCGCTTGAAGTACTTGTACTGCTTAACCACCGCTGACATTCGAGCGACCAACGACAACCTTTGGAATGGCTGGAAAGGTGCTTTATTACGTGAGCTCTATAGCGCTACACACGCTGTTTTATCACAAGGCTTAAGCCACAATGTGGATATTGCGAGTCATATTGAAGAAACCCAGAATAGCGCGTTAGAGCTCATCCACGAGACCGTTGAGCGTGAGCAAATCGATTTGGTCTGGCAACGCTTCAAAGCCGAGTACTTTGTGCGACACAGCCCTGAGCAAGTTGCTTGGCATACACACAACATTATTGCTCATGGTGACTCAAGCGAGCCGCTCATTGCATTGTCTGAGATACCTCAACGCGATAGCACTGAACTATTTTTGTACACTTACGACACTCCGAATTTATTCATGAATACAGTTAAAGTACTGGATCGAAAAAATCTCGACGTTCACGACGCTCAAATTATGAATACAAAAGACGGAGTGACAGTCGATACTTTCGTGATTTTAGAGCGCGATGGCACTCCTCTCACGGGGCAAAGTCGAATTGACGAAGTCACCGAGAGTATTCGTTATTGCATCACCAATGATTGTGACGAACCCTACCGCCAACCTAAAATGGAGCGAAAGTTAAAGCACTTTAACGTTGAAGCTCAGGTCAAATACATCACTAGCGAAAAAGACAATCGAACCATGTTGGAGCTGATCGCTCTAGATAGGCCCGGACTACTGGTTGACGTTGCGACACTATTTCACGAAATGAAACTCAGCTTACATGCTGCAAAAATCTCGACCGTTGGTGAACGCGCCGAAGATTTCTTTAGCCTTTCCACCGAACTAGGCGAAGCACTCCCCGATGACATTAAGAACGAGTTGAAAGAAAAGCTACAAAGTGTAGCCAACACAACCGATTCCTATGCGCATCCTTAG
- the map gene encoding type I methionyl aminopeptidase: MSITIKTPEQIEKMRIAGRLAADVLEMIAPHVKSGVSTGELDRICHNYIVDVQGAVPAPLNYHGFPKSICTSINEVVCHGIPDDNRILKDGDCVNIDITVIKDGFHGDTSKMFFVGEVSAADRRLASVTQESLYEAIRKVRAGARFDDIGNTIDKYIKSKKQGAVRYTIVQEYCGHGIGEVFHEDPQIVHYKHKDGRKMEAGMCFTIEPMINSGKRYTELDDDDGWTVYTKDRKNSAQWEHTLLVTKTGCEILTLRSDETIDRVLHNN; encoded by the coding sequence ATGAGCATTACGATAAAAACACCTGAACAAATTGAAAAAATGCGAATTGCGGGTCGCTTAGCGGCGGACGTGTTAGAGATGATCGCCCCACACGTCAAGTCTGGCGTGAGTACAGGCGAACTCGATCGTATTTGTCACAACTACATCGTAGATGTTCAAGGAGCAGTGCCTGCTCCGCTCAATTATCATGGTTTTCCGAAGTCAATTTGCACCTCTATAAATGAGGTCGTATGTCATGGGATTCCAGATGACAACCGCATTTTGAAAGACGGTGATTGCGTTAATATTGACATCACCGTCATCAAAGATGGGTTTCATGGCGACACCAGCAAAATGTTTTTCGTCGGTGAGGTTTCAGCAGCCGATCGCCGTTTGGCGTCAGTGACTCAAGAAAGTCTGTATGAGGCTATTCGTAAAGTTCGAGCCGGCGCTCGATTTGATGACATTGGTAACACCATCGATAAGTACATCAAGAGCAAAAAACAAGGCGCGGTTCGCTACACCATCGTGCAAGAGTATTGCGGCCACGGCATTGGAGAAGTGTTTCACGAAGACCCGCAAATTGTTCATTACAAACATAAAGATGGCCGCAAGATGGAAGCTGGCATGTGCTTTACCATAGAGCCAATGATCAATAGTGGGAAACGTTACACCGAGCTGGATGACGACGACGGCTGGACGGTTTACACCAAAGACAGAAAGAACTCAGCCCAATGGGAACACACCTTACTAGTGACGAAGACCGGTTGCGAAATTTTAACCCTTCGCAGCGACGAAACAATTGACCGAGTGCTCCACAATAATTAA
- the rpsB gene encoding 30S ribosomal protein S2, with product MANVSMRDMLKAGVHFGHQTRYWNPQMKPFIFGARNKVHIINLEQTVPMFNDALNFLSSVASKRGKILFVGTKRAASESVKEAAVRSGQYYVNHRWLGGMLTNWKTVRQSIKRLKDLESQSQDGTFEKLTKKEGLMRTREMEKLEKSLGGIKDMGGLPDVIFIIDADHEHIAVKEANNLGIPVVSVVDTNSSPAGVDYVVPGNDDAIRAIQLYTNAVADAVIEGRDSNTVAAKDGDFVEEAAAE from the coding sequence ATGGCAAACGTATCAATGCGCGACATGCTTAAAGCTGGCGTACACTTTGGTCACCAAACACGCTACTGGAACCCACAGATGAAGCCTTTCATCTTTGGCGCTCGCAACAAGGTTCATATCATCAACCTTGAACAAACAGTTCCAATGTTCAACGACGCGTTGAACTTCCTTTCTAGCGTTGCTTCAAAGCGCGGTAAAATCTTGTTCGTAGGTACTAAACGTGCTGCGAGTGAGTCTGTGAAAGAAGCAGCTGTACGCAGTGGTCAATACTATGTAAACCACCGCTGGTTAGGCGGCATGTTGACTAACTGGAAAACAGTTCGTCAATCAATCAAGCGTCTTAAAGACCTTGAGTCTCAAAGCCAAGACGGCACATTTGAGAAGCTGACTAAGAAAGAAGGTTTGATGCGCACCCGTGAAATGGAAAAGCTTGAGAAAAGCTTGGGCGGTATCAAAGACATGGGCGGCCTGCCTGACGTGATTTTCATCATTGATGCTGACCACGAACACATCGCGGTTAAAGAAGCGAACAACTTGGGCATTCCAGTTGTTTCTGTTGTTGATACTAACTCTTCTCCAGCAGGTGTTGACTACGTCGTTCCTGGTAACGACGATGCGATTCGCGCCATTCAACTGTACACCAATGCAGTTGCTGACGCAGTTATCGAAGGCCGTGACAGCAATACTGTTGCAGCTAAAGATGGTGACTTCGTCGAAGAAGCAGCAGCGGAGTAA
- the tsf gene encoding translation elongation factor Ts, which yields MAITAALVKELRERTGAGMMDCKKALVETDGDIDLAIENMRKSGQAKAAKKAGRIAAEGVVIARTGGGQAVLVELNCETDFVARDESFLAFANKVADLAFEKKIGDIETLKAADLDGLSVEETRANLVAKIGENMNVRRVVVFEEGETVGSYIHGGRIGVLVGINGGDEELAKDLAMHVAASKPDFVTPADVPAEVVEKEKAIQVDIAINSGKPAEIAEKMVVGRMKKFTHEVSMTGQPFVKDPSISVEQLLKSKGATAVNFVRLEVGEGIEKKEEDFAAEVAAQIAAAKQ from the coding sequence ATGGCGATTACAGCTGCCCTGGTAAAAGAGCTTCGCGAGCGCACTGGCGCTGGCATGATGGATTGTAAAAAAGCATTGGTAGAAACAGATGGCGATATCGATCTAGCGATTGAGAACATGCGCAAATCTGGCCAAGCTAAAGCGGCTAAGAAAGCCGGTCGTATTGCTGCTGAAGGTGTTGTGATTGCACGCACTGGTGGTGGACAAGCGGTGTTGGTTGAGCTGAACTGCGAAACTGACTTCGTAGCACGTGACGAAAGCTTCTTGGCATTTGCCAACAAAGTTGCTGACTTAGCGTTTGAAAAGAAAATTGGCGACATTGAAACATTAAAAGCAGCTGACTTGGATGGCCTTTCTGTTGAAGAAACACGTGCCAACTTAGTTGCTAAAATCGGCGAAAACATGAACGTTCGTCGTGTTGTTGTGTTTGAAGAAGGCGAGACTGTAGGTAGCTACATTCACGGCGGTCGTATCGGCGTATTGGTAGGTATCAATGGCGGCGACGAAGAATTAGCGAAAGACTTGGCAATGCACGTTGCTGCAAGCAAGCCAGATTTCGTAACTCCAGCAGATGTTCCTGCTGAAGTTGTTGAGAAAGAAAAAGCAATCCAAGTTGACATCGCAATCAACTCTGGTAAGCCTGCTGAAATCGCAGAGAAAATGGTTGTCGGCCGCATGAAGAAGTTCACTCATGAAGTGAGCATGACAGGCCAACCGTTTGTCAAAGATCCTTCGATCTCAGTTGAGCAATTGCTGAAATCTAAGGGCGCTACTGCCGTTAACTTCGTACGTCTCGAAGTTGGTGAAGGTATCGAGAAGAAAGAAGAAGATTTCGCAGCAGAAGTTGCTGCTCAAATCGCTGCTGCTAAGCAGTAA